The window tccagctttcatggtgggtcaaTTGctgctttggttgctccgctattgcccaccatgaaagctggaccggcccacaagggaccaggttgaccagcactgcaaaagtgggtggtttttataaaaagatttgccATCACGGTCCTAGAAACTGCATTTGAAGCTGTGGGTGCCTCTGAGGCTCCAGCACTGGCTGTTCCTTCTGCTTAGGTCTCCCTACTCTGCTTTGCCTGCCTTCCAGGCCTTGCTGTGGGTCACCATCTGTAAACAGTTCCGCTGCCACAGACAGGGCACTGGGAGCTATGGGGTTGTATACAATCCAGGACAGTGTGGATTTTCTCACTTTCTGCCCCTAACACCCTGCAAGATCCTCATCAATTCCTGCTTCACAAGGGGGAAGCTGCAGTGTGGTTAGTCAGGCAATCGGGCCAGGACACAGCCAGGTCCAAATTTTGGCCTCCAGAGCCTGACCCAGCTCACTGAATAAGGACCATTTCCTGTGTCCCTCCCGGAGCCAGAGTCCATTCCTGCTGAGACCTCAGGCTTGttgtcttcccctctccccacctgcTTCCTCCCAGTGTCCCCGGGAATTTCCAGCACACACAGCTGTTTTCCATTTGGGTGCGTTGGAGGCAGGTGGTCTTAAACTGCTGAGCCGTCCATCTCCCTGGTCTACCAGACCCTTCAGGGACTGCCAATGCAGTTGAACTCCAGTTGGCACGTAGGGCGGAGGCACTGCCACCACAGATGTGACCAGGTTGTCCAgaccagtggataaagtgttagccTGAGACATagaggcccaggttcaaaaccttgaggtcgctggcttgagtacgggctcactgGATTGAACgtgggctcgctggcttgaacaaggggtcactggctcaactggagtcccccttctgcccccctccccccctcccccgtcaaggcacatatgggaaagcaatcaatgaatactaaggtgctgcaacaaagaattgatgcttctcatctttctcccttcctgtctgtctgtccctccctcaaaaaaaaaaaaaaaaaaaaagaaggaaaagaaacttgtccccattagcagtcacccccacccccttccctcagtCCTTGGCACCTACTAACTTTCTGTCTCCGGATTTgcttgttctggacatttcacataaatggaatcacagaATCACAGATTATGGCCTTTTGTCTCTGGCTTCTCTGACTGAGCCTCATGTATTTAAGGTCCTTCTGCACTGCAGTGAGTGTCAATGCctcattccttttcatggctgagtaataatcCAGTGTATGCGTGGACCACATTGTATTTATCCGTCATACATTGATAGACAAGGGATGTTTCCACCTTTTGCCTGTTGCGAATCCTGCTACTGTGAACATGTGTGGACAGGTTTCTGTGTAGATACGGGTTTTCATGTTTCTGGGCACATACCTAGGAGTAGAGGGGAGTTACTGGGTAAAGTGGTGTCcatcctgtgatttttttttaatgtttgttttattgactttagagagagggagagggagagacaagaacattgatctgctcctgtatgtgccctgaccaggaattgaactgttaacctctgtgcttcaagactATGCTCTAACAACCCAGCCACCTAGCTAGGGTTTCTGTGATATTTATCTGTCTCCTCTAGAAGTTGGTGGCCCAGCCAGAGGTGTCCCAAAGGCAGCCTTCTTTATTTGtcgcttgttttgttttggttaaaCAGAGGTTGTATTCTTAAAGGGACAAATAAGACTGTGTCTGTCTTTTGCCTTGCAGACAGTGAGAGCTTTTGTGGCCTGGGGCAGGCCTTGTGGGGTGTAGGGTCCTAGGCATGGTGTATGCTGGGAGCAGATTCAGAGTTGACACTGTGGACCCACCTGTGGGTCTTGCCCAGCATTGGCATTGTGGGCACATGAGGGACACCCTTCACGTGATCATTATCTCATGGCTGCCCTTGGCAGCCTGGGTCAGTATGTTTGTCAAACTTGTGAGCTTAGAACACTTTGTGGTGGGTGAGGACCTCACATGTCTTCTGAAGGGCCTGGCCGATAAACTGGAGGCCCATGGGGCTGAGGAGTAAGTCACGGGGTACATGATGAGCCATAAAAGCCCACAGttgtaaaatgattttaaaacttttcttccacagggaagaggcaggagggGCTGGTCCACTCCAAGAACCCAGTTGGGCAGTGTATTCTGGGTGGTCAGCGGCACCTGAGTTCCTCTGGAATACAGTTGAGATTTTCTGTGGTTGACCTCTAATGGTCTCCAAGGCAGCCCTGACCAATTAATATGAGGCATGTATATAATATTAAGTTTTTCAGAAGCCACATTTTTAGAAAGTATTAAGTAACAAGTACAGTTAACTTTAATAATGTGTTAACCTTTGACACatagtcaatataaaaaaaaatcaatgcgaTAGTTGACgttctttttttgtattaagtCTCTGTGATCCAATGTACATTTTGCTCACAGCACAATTCAaaggaaaagggggggagggtcaGTGGGGTTTAAATTCTGCAAACCAAGAGTTGGTAGGACCGAGTGAGAGCATAGCTAGTGATGCATTTTACTTGGCCTGGAGCTCTCTAATGAGCCCTCAGATTCGACACACTCCTAGGATGGACTCCTCAGCTCACCCAGACCTCCTGCGGCTGACAGATGATGCTCTGCTCCGATCTCTGTCTCCCACAGTCGGAGCCCTGATAAGGATGGACCCCCTGGGTGGCATGGAGCAGtgtgaggatgagaaggctgcGAGCCCAAATCGAGAGCCTGTGCTGTGGCAAGCCCTTCCTGTCCTGTCGGAGCAGCAATCCAAGGATGTGGAACTGGTGCTGGCCTATGCCGCACCCATTCTTGACAAGCGCCAGACTTCACGCCTCCTCAAGGAGGTATCGGCCGTCCACCCACTGCCTGCCCAGCCTCACCTCAAAAGGGTTCGGCCAAGCCGTGATGCCAGCCGCCCACATGTGCTGGAGATGCTGCTATGCCTGGCTGGGCCAGCTGCAGGCACACCATCGCTGGCTgagctcctcccacagccagcagtGGATCCCCATGGCTTGGGGCAGCCCTTTGTGGTGCCTGTGCCTGCCTGGCCGCCCCTGACCAGGGGCCAGTTCGAAGAGGCACAGACCCACTGGCCCATATCTTTCCATGAGGACAAGCATGTGACCCGTGCCTTGGCAGGGCGGCTTTTCTCAGCACAAGATCGGGCCAAGATGCAGGACCATATGGAGCGGGCTGTGCAGGTGGCGCAACAGGCAGCTGCCAGGGGCCTGAGGGCTGTGGGAGCTGTGATGGTGGACCCGGCCTCAGGCCAGATACTGGCCACTGGCCACGACTGCAGCAGCACAGCCAGCCCCCTGCTGCATGCCACTATGGTATGCATTGACTTGGTGGCCCAGGGCCagggtcaaggcacctatgaccTCAGGTCCCATACTGCCTGCTCCTTTGCCCCAGCCATAGCCCCCCAGGGCTTCCAGGCCATCTCTGTACACAAGCTAGGTGAGGACATGGACATGGATGAGGATGGCCTCCCCTATGTATGCACTGGCTACGACCTCTACATTACCCGTGAGCCCTGTGCCATGTGTGCCATGGCTCTGGTACACTCCCGTGTGCAGCGTGTCTTCTATGGGGCACCCTCACCTGATGGTGCCCTGGGCACCCGCTTCCGCATACACGCGCGGCCTGACCTCAACCACCGTTTCCAAGTGTTCCACGGAGTACTTGAGGCCCAGTGCCTCCAGCTGGACCCTGACACATAGGTGCCATGCTTGCTGGCTCATACTGCCCTCTCTTCTGCCAGCCTCAGCCTCCTCTCAGGTCCACGTGGGCCCTGACTCCCTCATTGTCATCCAGGGACTGCTGGATTTCAGGGACATGCCTCCAAGCTTGAGGGCCCATTTCTACATCATTCCCACTGGTGTGTGGGGCTGCATTTCTGCTAAACCACACTTTTCCCTGGGCTGGAGCTTAATGGGGGTCCAGCCAGGCCTCACCACTGGGCATTCAGACATCCCTCCTTTGGTTGCCTTCATTTTGAGCTCACAGGTCCATTGGGATTGTGTTCCCTTTGTCTTGAAAATAAACACAATTCCAAACCAGGTTGATGTCTGTTGGCAATTGTGAGGCTGCTTCCGCCAAGGGCCTGGGTGTGCACAGGGTGAGGGGACCTTCTGAATCAAATGTGAGCAAAGCCCTACACAAGTAGAGGGTCTGGAAGGGTGTGGCTGGCTAGGGTATGGCGGGACTCAGCTGGTCAAAAGGCTCCTTTTGGGCTGTCCCATTTCCCATCCTTCTCAGGTGGCCAGAGGGGTCCCGAAAGGCTAATTGTCACAGAGCAGTCAGCACTAGAATCAACTTGTTTGTGTCGACTCAGAGCAATTCATTTTTCCATCCAGCAACCATGCACCATTTGACCACAAAGGCACTGCAGGGACTCTAGGACATCTTGTTCTAAGCCAACCATCAAGCCCCTGGGTATACTCCCATCCtgagggaacagggcagggggtgCTTTACCTGGGAGCCAGTAAAGTGAACAGACATGGGTAGGGCATAGCCTGCCAGGCCTGTAGGGAGAATCAGCCAGGTCAGGACAGACAGAGGGTTTCAGTGGGGACACTGCTTAGCTGAGGGTTGGGCTCTGGGGAACTTGGCATCACTGGTACCTTTTTGCCTGGACAGTGGGTGAGAAACACATTCCCAGTGTCTGGCCCCAAGGGTGGCTTCTGGCTACCTTTGGTACCAGGCATCCCCTAGTGTTTCACTTAGGTAGCAGTGGGGTCATTGGCCCTATAAGGCTCATAGGAGAGGAAACTACAGACTAGAGAGATTGTGTGAACCCAGTCTTGATTTGAAAGTTGGGTACTGCAGCCATATTGAGATACTCAGAGGTATCTATGGATAAAGGGTCGGCGAGGGTGGGGTGGTTGGAGGGCAGTGGGAGTGTCACCAGGATCTCAGGAGTGGTCTGGCTCCAGGCTGACTTGTGGATGGCAGGAGGCTGCAGCCTGATCCTTCTGCTCCTGCCATTGCAGATGCTGCCCAGGGGGATCTGAGGTGAGGTGCTGACTGGGGTCACATATTTGGGTTGGCCTTTCAGGCAAGAGCCCAGACAGCCTTGTGGATAACCTGAAAGTTAGGACTCTATCCATAGCAGCCACATAGGCGTGCAGCTTGTGTTGGGGTCCCCTGGGAGCCATGGGACTCCCTGACTGTTGCTGTTTCCCCTTCAGGTGGCTGCAGGATTCAGCCTCACAGTGTCACCACAGCAGAAATGTCAGGTGAGTCTTTGCTCGGGGCTCCAGGggtttctgtgtctctgtttctctggGAAGTGTCCCCAGGTGGCCAGACTCATTATGACCACCTCATGATCTTCCTCCAACAATGGCTGTTGGGAGTCGCCTTCCGGCAGTGAGCACATGACGAGGAATCACCCAGTTTCCATCAATTATTAGCCAGTGTTCCGCTGGGCCAGGCCTTCTGCCTGGAGCTCATTTTGTTGACACCACAGGTGGACACTGAGGTTTGATCACCTGGGTTCATGCCTGCCTGTCCACATGAGATGACACCCTCATTTCTTCATGGAGGCTAAAGTAAGCAACCAAGGTAGCCTGCCTTGTCTTGCTTGGAAACAGGCACAGTGTACAAATGAAATTAGGTGGCTCATGGTCAGCCCactggtggcagagctgggatttgaacccaggctcaTAGGTTCTAAGTCAGCACAGAACATTTCACCAAGAAAACAAGGTTTCAAGAGGCCTTGAGATTTTACTaatggttttcatttttctttattttgtcttttttttttcttttctttaaagtgagaggaggggagatagactcttgcatgtgcctggaccgggatctacccggcaacccccatctggggctgatactcaaatcaaccaagctagtCTCAGTACCCagagccaatgcttgaaccagtcgagccactggctgtgagaggggaagaaagaaagaaggggagagggagagaaagagaagcagatggtcgcttctcatgtgtgccctgaccagggattgaatccaggatgtccacacaccaggccgatgttctgtcctctgagctaactggtcaAGGCGTTGCCGATGGTTTTCTACCTCCTTCCTGTCACATTGCTTACTGATGGGACTGATTGCTAGAAACATCACCCTGTTCTTACTGTGGGGGTTAGACATCAGTCAGACAAGGAGAGGGATGCTGAGAGCTTAGGGACTTGGGGGTGGGTGGCTGGGTGGGATCTGTGGTCAGGGCCTGGGGTGCCTGGTTGTGGGGTTTGGTCGGGGGCTATGAATGGGGTTTTTGGCCAGTGCATAGCTGGCTGTGTCCATACTGGGAAATCCCTCCAGACCAGCTCACTGGAAGGGCAGGAGGCTGGAAGCCTTACTCATGGTCTCGTGGAGCAGTCAAGCAGGGAAGCTTAGGACACTATGGGTTTCCTGTGTTACTTGGTAAATACCTGAGATTTTTCAGTGGTCAACAATGTATGGCTGCCCCTACctccttcctccagcccctgTTCTCGCTGCTCCTATACAGGTAGGATTTTACTTTGGGGTCTTTGCACTGGCAGCATCTTCCCCCAGAATTTGTTGGGCTACGTTTTTTACCTTGAGTCTTTGTTCAAATGCCACTCTTTAATGAGGTCCACCCTGACTGTGCTATTAAGTCACAGCTAATGACATCCCTAGTACAGTCCCTAGTGGCCCCCATCTTCTCCTGtggttcctcttttttattttttaattattgatttttagagcaagaagaagggggagagagagagacagaaacatcagtctgttcctatgtgtgccctgactgaggattaaactggcaacctttgcatatctgaATGTTGCTATAACCAACCAAactttctggccagggcatccAATGGTTCCTCTTTACAGTACTCAGCATGTCTCAGCGTACCACACAGTTACCCATCTGTCATGGTGGTCATTGGTCCCTCTTGTTGGGATGGGGTTCGAGGACAGGGCTCCGTGTGTGCTGTCCTTTCTCATCCTGGCAGGTGCTCAGAGAGTGTGCCCTGCCGTGGTGGGGATAAGTGGAAGCACATTGAGAGGCAGCAGGGCACCACTGATGTTACCCTATTGTTGGTTGAGTCATGTCCCCCAAAAAACATGTTCAGTCCTGACCCCCGGCATCTGGGAATGGGACCTCacttggagatagggtctttgcagatgttatTAGTTAAAACAGGGTGACAATGGAGTAAGGTGGCcctaataataaaagagaaatttggaCACCAGTGCACAAGAAGAGGCCATGTGTCCATAGAGGCAGATAC is drawn from Saccopteryx leptura isolate mSacLep1 chromosome 1, mSacLep1_pri_phased_curated, whole genome shotgun sequence and contains these coding sequences:
- the LOC136376520 gene encoding probable inactive tRNA-specific adenosine deaminase-like protein 3 isoform X1 — encoded protein: MPTGCRLIRFLCNLGEVGALIRMDPLGGMEQCEDEKAASPNREPVLWQALPVLSEQQSKDVELVLAYAAPILDKRQTSRLLKEVSAVHPLPAQPHLKRVRPSRDASRPHVLEMLLCLAGPAAGTPSLAELLPQPAVDPHGLGQPFVVPVPAWPPLTRGQFEEAQTHWPISFHEDKHVTRALAGRLFSAQDRAKMQDHMERAVQVAQQAAARGLRAVGAVMVDPASGQILATGHDCSSTASPLLHATMVCIDLVAQGQGQGTYDLRSHTACSFAPAIAPQGFQAISVHKLGEDMDMDEDGLPYVCTGYDLYITREPCAMCAMALVHSRVQRVFYGAPSPDGALGTRFRIHARPDLNHRFQVFHGVLEAQCLQLDPDT
- the LOC136376520 gene encoding probable inactive tRNA-specific adenosine deaminase-like protein 3 isoform X5, with product MDPLGGMEQCEDEKAASPNREPVLWQALPVLSEQQSKDVELVLAYAAPILDKRQTSRLLKEVSAVHPLPAQPHLKRVRPSRDASRPHVLEMLLCLAGPAAGTPSLAELLPQPAVDPHGLGQPFVVPVPAWPPLTRGQFEEAQTHWPISFHEDKHVTRALAGRLFSAQDRAKMQDHMERAVQVAQQAAARGLRAVGAVMVDPASGQILATGHDCSSTASPLLHATMVCIDLVAQGQGQGTYDLRSHTACSFAPAIAPQGFQAISVHKLGEDMDMDEDGLPYVCTGYDLYITREPCAMCAMALVHSRVQRVFYGAPSPDGALGTRFRIHARPDLNHRFQVFHGVLEAQCLQLDPDT